Genomic DNA from Anas platyrhynchos isolate ZD024472 breed Pekin duck chromosome 30, IASCAAS_PekinDuck_T2T, whole genome shotgun sequence:
caatgaatACAAAACACACCAAAACCAGAATGCCACTGAATGCGAGAAgtccaacttccctgaggtaggagtcTGAGCAGGAGATTTTTAGGATCTGtgtgatttcacagaagaactggtccacagcattgccttggcagaggggcagggaaaatgtattggcagtgtgcagtaGAGCATAGAGAAATCCACTGCCCCacgcagctgctgccatctgggcacaaacTCTGCTGCCCAGAAgggtcccatagtgcaggggcttgcagatggcaacgtagcggtcataggccatgacagtgagaagaaacaAATCTGCCGacatgagaaaaggaaaaagaaagacctgtgcagcacatccttcatAGGAAATGGTCCTGGTATCATGAagagaattggccatggctttggggacagtggtagAGATGCAGCCTatgtcgaggagggcgaggttgaggaggaagaagtacatgggggtgtgcaggcggtggtcgcaggctacggcggtgaggatgaggccgttgcccagaagggcagccaggtagatgcccaggaaaaGCACAAAGTGCAGGAGTTGCAGCTCCcatgtgtctgcaaatggcaggaggaggaactcagtgatgaagctgctgttggacatctgatcCTCCTGGACAACGGGGACtacccaaggaagaaaagaccaCGATAATTAAGAGAGACATCTCTGAGAAAAACCTACTCCACTTCTCACTGAAAAACCCACACAGTGACTTTACCATTTCTGAGACTTTCCTACTGCTCTGTTGCTTGAGCTTTGGATGTTGCTGGAGGAAGGTgtcactgggagcaggggacaCTGCTGTGGACTGTGGAGGAGTCACGCCTGCTTACAAGTCTAAACATAAAGAAATCAGGAGTGACCTCTGATTAAATCTACCTCTGAT
This window encodes:
- the LOC113840732 gene encoding olfactory receptor 14C36-like, with protein sequence MSNSSFITEFLLLPFADTWELQLLHFVLFLGIYLAALLGNGLILTAVACDHRLHTPMYFFLLNLALLDIGCISTTVPKAMANSLHDTRTISYEGCAAQVFLFPFLMSADLFLLTVMAYDRYVAICKPLHYGTLLGSRVCAQMAAAAWGSGFLYALLHTANTFSLPLCQGNAVDQFFCEITQILKISCSDSYLREVGLLAFSGILVLVCFVFIVLSYVQIFRAVMRIPSEQGRHKAFSTCLPHLVVVSLLVSTGVSAYLKPPTISSSSLDMIMAVLYAVMPPAVNPLIYSMRNQELKNAIRKVMSWMFIRICSGN